DNA sequence from the Lycium barbarum isolate Lr01 chromosome 5, ASM1917538v2, whole genome shotgun sequence genome:
GTTCACGTTTTCTTTTCAAGATTTATAATAATATGAGTTTAAATTATACATACCATTAACAAAATAATTTTCTATATAGTATCAAGTCACTAAAAGGATCTTCACAGGTGATTAGCCTCCTTAATAATAATATAtgtaatcttgaaaataaaatacattattTATTAAATATTACTTTGACTTTCTATTATTTTATTATGGTCCATAGACGATAAAGTGGCTACCTCGTTAATAGGAAATATCGACCTTgcaatttttcttttttcctttttaaaagaAGAAACAAAATGCAAAATTCTGACTTACAAATTTATTTTTCTGGCTATAGAGTGACCAATTCATCAGCTCAAAATGTCAATTAAAATATAACAGTACTACTTTTCTTTCAATTTTACAGGCACTTTATTTGACACTGCAATTTAATTGGTATTTAATTTTGTAAACTATTGTATGTTTACTTACTTCAATAGACATGGTATCTTAACTTCTATGAAATATCAAAAGTTTATATGGCTAAAGTTCAAATTAAAATGGTTGAATTTCAGCAATATATGCCTGAAATTCAAACAAAAATGACTAACATCATAATACCGTGTGCCTAAAATTGATCTGAAGTGAGTAGACGTGTAAAGTTATAACGACCTAACTTAAATGGTGGCATCAAATCTGTACACTTAGGCCACACGTTTTATTTTTTAACCAAACAAATAGGCCGCATTTCATTTCCTTTTGGGCTGGCCAAACCCTTGACTTTTTGTCATCCATGACATGTTTTCCGGTCCAAAAACGTGATTTGACACATTACCAAATGGTGCATCTGTTCTAATTTAAGTATCTTATTTTAACGagacatgaaatttaagaaataaaaaaagatttttaaattttatcGTTTAAATTAAACATGTGTATAATGCACTACAATATCTTTTGAACTGTccacttactaaatatagaaagacacTCTTTTTGAAACATACCCAAAAAGAAAATGGAACACTTAAAACGGGACGAAAAGAGTACTACTTTTTTTGACATCTAGCTATTATACTTTCCTCGACTAAACTTAATACAATGGAAACAGTATTAAAAGATCGTAACGTTTATACCACTCAATTTAGGTTTAGGTGGAAGAACGAATAGAGTATTAATCACGTCAAATAGGCTTAATTACACAAATTGACACTTCTATTTATTAAAAGATAGATATTACAATTAAACGAATGCCAAATAAACACCTACGTATAGTTAGTTAGAAAATCATGCTAGTCTTGATGATTCATCACAACGCTGTCTTAGCTTGATGTACACATGCAGAGGCAGACAAATTTAAAAATTTAGAGTTTATGTTTTCTAAATTGAAACAAAACAATTTCTGATCTCTACTGAAATGGACCTTTCAATAGAATTCAAACCCAAATAAAGTTCAGAAAGTTGAGGTTTTGCGATGCTATTTGTTGATACTAATTGATTTTTAACACATTTACAAGAATTGTGTTAAAGTTACTGCATTAAAGATAAATTTAAGATTTTGAGTTTACAAATTCTGAATAGAAAttctttttatttacttattaagttacttcacataaattgaaacttaTATTTTGTTGAAGTCTTTAAGcacacaaaataaaaataaaaaaataaaataaaaaagtctTTGAGCACACGTGTCTAACAAATCAAATGCAACGCGCAAATTAAAGACACGTCATTTTATAGAAAACACGAAAAGTAAACATATATGCCACGGCACCGACGGTTGAGCTAACGTCATATACATGACGAACGTCTGATTTCATATCTAcatatttttcccttttttattttttgttttgtcaGAAGTTTATGGTTGTAGTCGTCTAAAATAGGAGTACCAACCTATAATGGCGTCCGAAAATTATTAATGAGATTTGGGTTTGATTTTCGCAGAAGCTTCGTTTGCTTATAAAAGGAAAATTGCACACTTGAAAAATATGAATATGTTGTTATATTTATTTAGAAAAGTATTGTTTATTATGCAATCTTAAGACCAAATCAATAATCCTGATTTGAGGAATATTTACATATTACCAAATAATTGATCCTTTGAGATTCAATTTTATTCTTTGACCACTTCCAATTATTGTCTAAGTAAAAGGTCTTAAGCTGATGAAGGTCGAACTATTTTTAAGACTTTACAAAATGATGAATTATAACATGTTGGATAATCTGTAACAATGTAAACTTTACTCCATGATTTTCGGCGAAAGAGGGACATGCCACGTGCTTACGACTTTTATGTCTTACTGTTAGACCTTTTTATTTTTGCAGATACTTTTTATTTTAACTGaaaaggaaattaaaaaaaaaggttttttttttctttttcttttttgggtctTTTAACACCTATTATATTCCAAACGTAATTGCAAAATAATTCAGGTTCGTTGCGCATATGGCTAATTAAGGAGGAACcactttgtattttttttttttttttatcgggTGTCCCCCCAAGGGACTTTGTACTTTTTCTTTTTACTATTTTGAAGTCTAAACTCTAGACAACTACATATGAAAGAACACCATCCATGTTTTCACATCCTGTTctccccccccacccccccccccccccctcccccctctttTCTAGACTCGAACCACAAACTTCGTGTTGAAGGTGAAGAGTACTTACTATCTAAATAACTCCTTTTGTATGCTTTAACATCATTATCCCTCTTGTTTGCTTTAACATCCttggaaaaaagaagaaaaataagctAGCAGTTAGCACCCCCTCCATTTCTTTACTATTTCATTTTGAAAAAGTACGGTTTCTTTGTAGGTTTAAAATAATTTGACTTAAACATCTTATGTTATTATGGTATATTCACTTTCTTTTTAAACTTCGCGCCCAGCCAAATAAGTTTAGAAACGAAATCAAAATTtaaaattcatgaattattacaacgatttaaaattaaaatacaaGAATAACTGAATTTAGAATCGGATATCCCGTACTATCTATGAATATTTAGTTAATTTGTTAATAAATATATTCACGCGAATCCACAATTTTGTTGACAATTGCCACAAGTCGTTGTGCAGTTGTGCTTACATCACCCTTCAGACATCAGCAACGTTGACACACTTGATGACTTTCTAGTGCTTCCATgaaatttcctttataaattaaaCGTAAACCACGCCattaatcaatccatttaaattcCACTTCAGAAATATCATACTCAAttctcggtttttttttttccttccaattTTACTAACCTTCACCGGAAAATCAAGAATCAACCCCACAATTATGGAAGTCCAAAAGCGAAAATATTCACCTAACGGAGAAATCGAAGTAAAGAAGCAAATAAAAACGGAGAAAAATGATGGAAAGAGTAAAGAGACCGCGGTGGAGGACGAGGAAGTGGAGGAATTCTACGCTATCTTACGAAGAATACGTGTGGCAATGAAGTATTTCGAGAAGGGAAACTCCAAGAGTGGTGGCAACAACAACGACGACAACATACCCAATAGTGTAATTGCAAAAGTGCAGTCTGGAGAGGGTAGGATATGGACAGACTTTGCGGAAGATTCTAAACGGGTCGTTGACGGCGTTAAGTTCAAAGAAAGGGTGGAGGATAATACGGGTTTGGATCTTAATGCTGACCCGGTTACTGATACGAAGTCAGAATCCGATtgaagtatttttttttctttttttttttctgctcaATTGTTAGGAGTACTTTGTTTTTCTAATCTGTTTTTTCGCCCATTCTAATTGTGGTTCGGATGGGTTGTAACTATGACTAATGATGTATCGAATCGAATTATTATTACGAAGATATTTTGTTCACTTACGTCTATTAATGAAAGTTCACAATATACAAGTtgagtaggcgtttggccataaaaatcaaatatttttcactttatttggtattttactttatttggtattttggacttggagttggagttgaagttgaagttggagttgtgtttggttatagtttttacaaatattatttgattgtttgaatgtattgaaagtaaaAATAAGTTTATTTtgtgtttttcaaaattttaaatataacttgaagttgtatttggaattttcatgatcAAACGTTGATTCTCAAATAAAGTAAAAACtttttccgaaaaaaaaaaaaacgaaaaaaattcATGGCCAAAGTGGCCTGAAATTTCATATAAGCTGATTTTTCTGCTGTGGTCATTGCTACAGCAATTGTCTTCACATTTTAGTTATGCGGGTATTAATTAATAATTTACACAAGGAATTATAATATTTATTATGTGACGAACAAAATACGTTAATTATTATAAACTAAACTTTAAAACTGAATAATTCACTCTCTTATATTATGAAAATACATAATTTTAATAGTTGTGTCAGATTCTCAATATACTGAGGTTATGTGTTTAAttttaatattttcataacaGGTCATATTAGAGAAATGtcgggaaaaaaaaagagaatgcaATTTAGCTGAGTTAAGATTACAACAATTAGTCGTTTAGAAGGGTTCTCGTCCGGCTTAATATGCAAAGGTAGAAGAGACACTGTAAAAATTGTAAGCGACCTATAATCACAGGTTAAACCTAATGGGACActcgatcttttttttttttttcaactttttatcGGTTGCTTGAAGATCGTTTCATTCATGTACAGGTAGTCTGAATCTTGATAGAGATGTCTATTTCGGCAAGCCTCTCTCTGATACAGTGTCCAGATCGTTATGTCTTTTGTGCGGGTCAGAACTTCTTGATAAGGAATTTAACATTTTCGGACCGTTAAAGTTACGACCGCCATTCACTGGGGCTTCAGTAGCTGGCTCCCCTATCATCAGGTCATCGACTTCCTTAACCTTCTGACAGTGAGCGTGCATTAGCCCCTATACATGGTCTTACAAATGAGCAGATACTTATGTTTTTGGTGAATAATTATTGAACAAGTCTAGTCACTGAGGCCCCTTTGTGAGGAGACATCTTTTCTCCCAAAGTTATGTGGCTATTTTGCTGAATTCCTTATTAGAAAGAGTTGTCTCGCGCCACTACATATTATTTATCAGGAGCGACGACCAGACCCAATATTATACATTCCAATGCCCTTGAGGAAGTAGCTCCCGACATGAGGGACATACAAGAGAGATTTTCACTAGATCCTCAAATCCTCATAGTCGTTCTTTTTAACATCTTTTTTAAATGATATAAATTATCTTGACACTATCAAATTATATAGCTTAAAATCATTCTAATTTTGACTCTTGATATTTCATCCTTTTGAAGTGATGGTGTTTTCTTTCCCCTCTTCGATGATTACATTAGTTGCACTTCATATGGTTGAAGTGCAATTCCGCCTGAAATACGGTACATATTGGGCTTAAAGTCAAAATATGGTGGTTGTCTAATTCATTAGTCCAAATTCAATGAATACAAAGTTAGACTTGATATTTATGGAGTATGTGGTAAAAAAAGTCTGGAAgtcaataatatcataaatacCCCTATTCATGACTAGATGCAGGGAAGAAATTTAAGAACTTATGCTTAAAACTTTTTGACCTTTCATTGTTTTAAGCATCAATTATTGCCCTAATCAAAACGGAAGCTCTTGATATGAAATCCCACCAAATCCATGAATTTGATTCACAAGAGCACCATAGGTGAAACTCGGGGTATTCAAGGTCCGGTTTGACTcaggttttggttaaaaccaaaccaaatcaaatcaagtaAGTCGGTTTTTTTAAATATTCAACCCAAACCAAACCATTTtagtataaattctatcggttttgattttatcggtttggttcggtttatGAGGTTTTTGCGAGTTTTAAGAATGTGTTTTATAATGCAAAGAAAACGATATAGGTAAGGTAACACATAACCCAAAATGCAAGCAATACTACACAAATTTGCGTCATtatctttatttaaaaaaaaaaaaaaactcttagcTTCATTCCCCAAAGAAAATGGGAGATCGGTCACTCTTGTTCAAAGTGGTTGAGGGAGTTCTCTCCACACCACAAGGTCTTGAGTTCAAGGCTggtacaaaaagaaaaaagatgagaaaaaaaaaatgggagggAACAAGAACaccatctattttttttttctttccaagaATCCAAAAAGAAGTCAACATATAGGAATATCATACTCCTTGTGGGCAGTTTTCCCAGAATCCTTATAGGATGTGGCAAGTTGGTATTCCTAACACATAATCAAGTTCACTGATCACTCGAAGTTTCTCaaattcttctttctttttccacCTAATGAGATATAGCATCAGTAGATTAATCAAGGAGTGTGCTAATAATTGGTAAAGAAATAACCTCATCAACAAAAAGTTCAGTTTCAATCATATAAATAAATTTATCCATACAAAGCTCATTTATCTGGGAATTTTGGGCAAGATTTTTTCTAACACAAACATTCTATAATTAAACACGAGGGTACTGACTGACGAAAAGGGTTCGCGAAAGAGTCCATTTCTGGGCCAAACTTTTCTTTCTAGTTATTTGAATTAGTATTGGATTTGGAAAGACCCAAAATTATGAAGAAGATagaaaaaacttaattaatttcatattttttttcttcctttaacaccaaaccaaatgttttcggtttttttaaattttgaaccaaatcaaatcaaaccgaGCCGGTTTTCGGTTAATTAAGTTGGATTGACTCGATTTACACTTAGTTGCAAAGGGTCCTAGCTGTATCCTATCCGCCTCAAACTTAATGGCTAAACTCTGCTGCAATGACATGTTGTAGGGGAGGTCTTGTGCAAAAATAGCTCGACGTTAGTATGATAAAAAGCTTAACACTTCTCATTTTTATTACTTTTTCAATATGATaatgaaaagaaatgaaaaatgaaacctATTCAAAACTCAATTATGACATTCCTTCCCTCCGACTTCACGGCTGAACGGGCTCTTCTTATAGAGATAGGCACATTTTCATATTTTCTTAAGCCGAAATGGTTGGGGAAGAAGAGAGATCCCCTTTTTAAGGTATTCCCGAAAGCAGAATCCAGTGAAAGTGGGTGAAACCTGCACCTCAGAGGATTAGATCACGTGGCTATGAACTACCGTTTAGAAGGTTCTAAtccttaaaaaaaattatatttcaaaaGAAACTTATTATGTCACTGAGATTGAATTGCAGTCTAATAGAGTAATAGTATTCGTTACAGCTTTACTAGGAGTCTTATGCGTTTAGGGTTTCAATCCTTTCAAATCCCTCTAATTATTATCTTATCCTGCCTGCTATTCACGGGCCTGCATCCCATGTCCCcatccaagaaaaagaaaaacttgCTGAacgaaaagaaaacaaaaactcATTCTTTAATTAGAAAGTTATCCTTTCTCATTTCCAACCTCAAGTTTTTAGTACTTCATTTGATGCCCCAAGTTTTATCTTCCATTTTCTTTGCTTAATTTTTGCCGTTATATATGTGTCAAGCAACTAATTAATTAACCTTTCTAGCTAAGTAATCTTGTACAGCCAAGTTACTAGTGAGATCCATTTAGGAGGCTTTGATTTGACGATATATGGAATTGGGTTAGTACTTCAATCATACTCTGGTTCGGCCATGGACATAAGTTTGTCTCCACGCAGAAATGAAGGGACCAAATGTGTGAAAGAAATAGCCCAACTATGAAGAATGATTAATGCAAATGTCTCCTTTTAGGTTACCGTTTAGATTTTTTGCTCATATTTTTAAAAGTTGTGCAAAATATAGCCCTTGATACTAACAAAACACTAGACATTCGACTAATGTATACAGAGTTTTAGACTGTGGTCTAACGTTTTCTCATAAAAATTTTATTTTGCTCAAAAGATATCTTTAGACCGCGGTCTAAAAGGTTCATAAATTGcaagaaaataaaaagagagTCATTTACTAAATAGCACCCCTAAAAAGACAACTGGCGAAAATTTCTACAACAGGTCGTTTAATGGCCCACTATGGATGACAAAAATTGGACCAAATTATATTTATAGTAAAATTGGTAGTCAGTGTTTACACCAAACTATGTTAATTTATCATGGTAATTAAGTGATATAAATTAATATGAGAACGTGTACTCATTAATacggtgtgtgtgtatatatatatatatatataataaagctaggcATTAGGAGAGTGATGTGACACCACTCTATGTCCAAGATCACATTTAtcctttttctcattttttttgagttttttccctatttttattgatttttcctcctattttaaaatttaaacaatTAAGATTTAATGACATGAAAACACCATTTCAAAACTCTCCAGAAGACATACGTTTCAAACTTCAACAGTCACATCTTTTAATCCTCTTAATTATACCTCCCTTATCTTCCCTTTTTAACTTTGAACCAGTTCTTTCTTCCTCTTTTCTGCAGGTAACTTTATTCTTCTACTTATCATTTTCCTATTGGCAAAAAGTATTTATGTAAACAATCACTAGATTTTTGGTTATGAGATTGCAAGAAAGGTTGACTTGAGCGAATGTATTTCTTACTAAATTTACAACTACGGTCCATTTCCATTTTAACTCCCCTTTAATGCTTTTGTGTTTGAACATCACAAAGAATACAAGAATTTTGCGGGCAACAAATTAGTTGCATTAGTCATCAATCATCATTAAGAGTATGATTCTTCTTATAATATGCCCTTATTTTTTCCCTTTCCATTGTTAATTAGTCGAAATGCAATTTTCATTCTCTAAATATTTTGTTATGGGGCTGTGACTTTTTATGATTTCACGCTCTCATAAAAGGCTCCCGACTGTCATTGATGCATTCATGGATTTTTTTCCTTGATGTTATCCAATGCCTTGTGTATTTAGATATTATGAGAATTTCCAAGTAACCTTGACAGCCTTTAAAAATTCATTGTTTTAGTTTTTAGAATGAGATTTTTTTTACAGTGTGCCCTTAATTTCCCTTTTTGTTTTGGTAATCGACtgacttttttttccttttttatcaAGCGACAcgttttctttcctttttcctccatattttctgccTTACTGTTATGTGAAACTGTAATTTTTTTGCGTATTAGCATGTAATTAATTCTAATTTTGTGCATTTACACCATACAAATTTCATTTCGttggtacaaaaaaaaaaaaaaactaaatgtaGCCATTATTgtttttacctttattttatttacggaaaagggtcaaaatgccCTTAAACTATGTGAAATTGAGCAAAAATGTCCTCCGTCAATAGTTTGATCCAAAAATGCCCCTGCCATTAATATATTGGTCCAAAAATGCCCCTATTGTTACTTTAATGAGTAAAACATGCCCTTTTCTCCACAATTCTTAATGTTAGGTTTGAGAAAAAATTTCTGTGACAAGGAAAATCTGAAGCAAGGGCTGTCGCGACCCAAAGAAGATACAAAGTTCACAGATTTCTTTGAAGAGTCTGAAATTTGCGCCATTTTACAGACAAGAAAAGACAATAGATCCATCAATCCATAAAGGTGGCAAAATGAAAAAAGATTAGTCTGTTAGgagaatttaaaacaaaatttCTTTCATTTGTGGAATTACTAACTCGAGTGGGCTTGCAATAATGCATTATGTATCATGTAATGTATCATGTATTGTGTATCGTCACTGATACATAACCCGAGATTTAATTAATTGGCATCTCTTTCAAATTATAATCCTTTACACTTTTGCTTGAAACAAATTTTTTACTCTGtggcaattaaaaaaaaagttgtggGATTATAAATCAAGTCAAATTCTTAGCACTAAGATCAAAGGCATAATAAATTTCAATGTTCCAACTGAGACATATAGAAATTTCTAACCACACATACGACATTTTCATGTTAAAATAtgacattttattttatataatgtCTGAGACAAGCATTTATTACACTTCTTGGTCGTGCGACTTGATAAATTGTAATTAGATTATTgatatataagtatgttttgtGATTATTACATATGAATCACTTTAGGGTTTTCGATACATCTTAGAGGCTGAAATAGGGTTTAAGGGGTGCGGTAATAATGTTTTTacttttctcaatttttttatGACATGTTAATGTAGGAGAAAGTTATAGAAGAACAAATTTTCGACGTTTaatgaaacaaaataaaatatgcacctattttaaaatataatatatacctATGGAGTTCGAAAAAATTATGtaaaaaattgaaattaaaggAATGCATTTTTAATTTTATCAAAACATATAGTTGTGAAAAGTGAGGGTCAATTTTTTAGGTGTGTACAAcctattttttaaattatattttaaacactcagatattaaaaaaaaagggatcaTTTTATGAATTTAATAAGATTTTTTTCGCGCGGTCAAATTCATTAGtttagtaataataatacatgTGAATCCGAGTAAGTTCTTTTCAGTTGCAACAAATAGAATCTTTAAAAGTTGAAAACCAGAATCTAAATCCAGTAATGGATTGTTTTGATATTTAATATGGAGAAATACAATTAAGAAGCATTTGTCAACCAAGAACTTTCGCCTTTACAAACTACTAAAATTATTCATACATTCATTTCTTTCCTAATAACCTAAAATTATTACATAATGATGACCAATACAAACTAAACATTGTTTACAAGTTCAATACTATCTTTTTTAGACTCCAAATCCTCTGTCTTCTCCATCTGAATAGGCTTGAAAGTATACAATCTTGCACAAAACAGATAGTAAATCAAGTTAAGCACTTGTAGAATTGTGATCAACCAATAAAAATACTCTAATTTCCCCTTGTTCAAATTATTGTCAGGCAGCCAATTTGTTCCTCCAGGTCCTGTAGTAACTTTATGCACAAGTGAAACCAAAAGAGTACTCAAATAATTCCCTGCTGAAATTGATGTCCAGAATAATGCAGTGGCAGTACTTCTCATACTCTCTGGTGCTTGatcaaagaaaaattcaagatgTCCAATTGACATAAATGCCTCAGCAATACCATGTAGAACATACTGTGGCACAAGCCAGAATACTGAAATCGGGATGATTGCCTTAGACTTATCGATTAATCCATGAGTCAACGCTGCTTCTTTTCGTTTAACTTCAACAAATCCGGCTACTAATGTGGCCAGGACTGAAATTGAGAAGCCGATTCCCATCCTGCTTAGGAATGAAACGCCACGTTCTAGGCCAGTGAATTTACGTGCTATGGGGACAAAAACGCGGTCATAGAAGCAAATGGTGCATAGCATTGAGGTTAAAGTGAAGACAGTCATCGATGCAGCTGGGATTTCGAAGGAATGTATAAAGTGCCTGTCCATTGTTTTGGCCTGTTGGACTGAAAACGTGTGTTGTTGGGAGTATGCTGTGATTAGGATGATCCCGGAGGCCCATATTGGCCCCATTCTTATGATCGATTTTAGTTCTTCTACGCGATGGACCGTGTTTAGCCTCCATAGATCCGGAGATTTGGGATTGTCTTCCTCTGTTACTATTGCTGCCCTGTCCAAAAATCTGAAAACCAAAAAAAGGTTACAATTTTTTTAATCGAGATAGAATATGATGAAGAAATTAAAAGTATGTTCTATCTAACAAGTAACAACTTTTAAGTTTTCACATGAGATGGTCACGGAATTCAAACAGTCATAAACAAACCTCGGGTGATTCTTGAATAGAAAAATGAGAGCTTACCCTTCCAAAAATGAAATCAAGAGTTAACAAATCAGTAACTATTGTCCAACGAATTTTGATCAATTGCCTATAGTGGTTCTTTGAGAATGTTCAGACTTTAACACGTTGATTCTCAGTGTCGAGACTCGAGGCAGAATCTAATGAAGTAATTAAAAGATTTTTCTATCTACTAGCTAAAGCTTTTAGATGAAATGTTCACCTAATACAATACTCATTAAACCATCTTAGCTGATTCACTCGAGAGCCAGGGAAATAGTACCAATAGTGCAATGAATTTTGGCGTTTGGCTATAGTGGTTTTCCTTGAATATTTTAGACTGTAGCATGTCGTCTTTTTTATCAGGTCTACATCAAAAATAATACATGTAACTCTATTATATTCTAACTTTGACTAGAACCTTTACATTGGTATAAATAATTCCAACTATATTCTAGCTTTccaatcttggaactgttttaattTCTTCACGGCCAAAAAATTCATTAGTCACATGAATTGAAAACCAGAACCAATTCAAtgttttttcttccaattttctctagttgcTAAATAGTTTAATAGTAGTCTGTGACCACTAGATATTAATGGAGACAGTGGTACACTTCCAAAAACACAACTTTTGTTAGTATTTATCAACTTGTTTTCTGGTTTCAAGTGGCCTCAGGACTATGCATCACTATTGACAAGCCAAGAAATTATAAAAACTAAACGGAAAGGGAACTGGGAGAAAATTCAATGAATCCTGATTTTGATGGGGTGTACAAAGACATGAAAAAGGACAAATAAAAGAACAGATAAATCTGAATCACTCAGAAACAGAAACATGCAATGCTTCACATAATGTTTTTGGCCACACAAGCTAATAGACATACATGTACAAATTGattgagtccggagccaaaatgacttatttttgcagccattagaccaaaataggctgcttttttttttttttttataccacaatgggtatttcgttggttatccaacgaaatacccacacaagcactgttcatagccggatttttttgttgcatttcgcgAGTTAATCAAccaaatgcaacaattttttttttttttttttttttttttgcatttcgtgaataaaaaaacgaaataagaaattatatatatatatatatatatatatatatatatatttgcatttcgtgtattaaaaaacgaaataggataaaaaaaaattaatttcgttcatataaaaacgaaattggaatatatatatatatatatatatatatatatatatatatatatatatatatatatatatatatatattttatttttgaatttcgttggtatatctgcgaaatagtaaaaaaaaaattgtatttcgtttattaaaaaacgaaatatgaaaataattttttttatatttcgtttatataaaaaaataggaaaataattttattttcatttcgtttatataaaaacgaaataggaatacatatatatatatatatatatatatatatatatatatatatatatatatatattttattattattattattattttttttgcatttcgttggtatatctgcgaaatagtaaaaaaacaattgtatttcgtttattaaaaaacgaaatatgaaaataattttttttgtatttttgtatttcgtttatataaaaaaataggaaaataattttattttcatttcgtttatataaaaacgaaataggaatgcatatatatatatatatatatatttcatataccaatgaaataggataaatatatatatattttttttttgtatttcatttatataaaaacgaaataggaaaataattattttttttggtttatataccaatgaaataggaataaatacac
Encoded proteins:
- the LOC132641789 gene encoding protein NRT1/ PTR FAMILY 3.1, giving the protein MEVIKKKENTSKRMKGGMITMPFIFANEICEKLAVVGFGANMIIYLTSELHLPLTKAANTLTNFGGTASLTPLLGAFIADTFAGRFWTITVASIIYQIGMIILTLSAILPQLRPPSCKDDEYCKEANSSQLAILYVSLLLTAFGSGGIRPCVVAFGAEQFDENDPKQKRQTWKFFNWYYFCMGFSMLVAVTVIVYIQDSIGWGVGFAVPTIAMLISIVVFIFGYPLYRNLDPAGSPFTRLLQVCVAAYKKRKLDMVNDPKFLYQNEELDTAISTAGKLVHTKQMKFLDRAAIVTEEDNPKSPDLWRLNTVHRVEELKSIIRMGPIWASGIILITAYSQQHTFSVQQAKTMDRHFIHSFEIPAASMTVFTLTSMLCTICFYDRVFVPIARKFTGLERGVSFLSRMGIGFSISVLATLVAGFVEVKRKEAALTHGLIDKSKAIIPISVFWLVPQYVLHGIAEAFMSIGHLEFFFDQAPESMRSTATALFWTSISAGNYLSTLLVSLVHKVTTGPGGTNWLPDNNLNKGKLEYFYWLITILQVLNLIYYLFCARLYTFKPIQMEKTEDLESKKDSIELVNNV